Genomic window (Deinococcus sp. Leaf326):
GGGCCGCCCCTTCAGGCAGCAACGTAGCGGTAGTCAACGCAAGCGTTGCCTGACCTACCAACGGATTTATCCGTTGGTAGGTCACAGATACGCCCCTCTAGCTGCCGCGTCCGCCGCCCTGCCGGTCTTTGCCTCATATACCTTCCGCAGCACCACAGCACCCAGACCTGCAAAGCTGCCCAGCAGCCGCGCGATAGGGCTGCCCAGGGTCAGCAGGAAAGCCAAGCTGATAGGAATTGACGGGTTCAATACTCGTAGACCGAGAAATCGGCCTTGAGGGTCTCAGCCTGCTGCAAGTGCCCACCTTCGAGCTCCCGGGCGACGAGGGTAGCGAGCAGGGCGGTCACGCTGATGAAGGGAGCCAGCGAGGCAACCACCTCCGAGCCTTGGGTAGGCACGCGAAGACTGTGATGGGCGATCTTTCCGAGGGGGGAGGCGCCCTGGTCGGTGATGAGCAGCACCGTGGCCCCCTGGCTTTTCAGGGCGGTCGTGACGCGCGTGGTGGCGCGGCTGTACCGCCGCAGTGTATACACCAAGGCGACGTCCTCAGCGTTCACTTCCAAGAGACGCTCTGGCTGGCCGCTGAGGGTGTCGGCCGAGTGCGCCCGGACACGCGGCCGAAAAGGTGAGAGCAGCGACTCGGCGATCAGTGCCACGCCGTAGGAGGACCGAGCACCGATGATCCACACCTGTCGCGCCTGCGTAAGCGTCACGGCGAACGGCAGCAACTGGCGCTCCCCGATGCCCTGCAGACCCTCAAGATTGGCTCGCTCACTCGCCCAGTAATTCGCGGCTACGGCGTCCTGCCGCCCAGGCTGTTTGACGCCTAGAGTGGCGCGTAGGTCCTGACGCACCAAGCGCTGTAGATGTGGGTACCCTTCGTAGCCGACCCGCTGACTGAAGCGGGTGATCGCTGGACCA
Coding sequences:
- a CDS encoding MurR/RpiR family transcriptional regulator, producing MTTVSPTSVAPPSTVVEQLRAALDTLGQRDQLIARFVIDHAEELPFLSAGEIAERLGVSGPAITRFSQRVGYEGYPHLQRLVRQDLRATLGVKQPGRQDAVAANYWASERANLEGLQGIGERQLLPFAVTLTQARQVWIIGARSSYGVALIAESLLSPFRPRVRAHSADTLSGQPERLLEVNAEDVALVYTLRRYSRATTRVTTALKSQGATVLLITDQGASPLGKIAHHSLRVPTQGSEVVASLAPFISVTALLATLVARELEGGHLQQAETLKADFSVYEY